A genome region from Schistocerca americana isolate TAMUIC-IGC-003095 chromosome 1, iqSchAmer2.1, whole genome shotgun sequence includes the following:
- the LOC124549252 gene encoding mediator of RNA polymerase II transcription subunit 9 — protein sequence MEAIEQNGSIAAPTNLTVDDVDVDFLPLIYDIIRSVERDPHDSTQKTRESQDISQKILELHKKFDEARAQIGRLPGVEYSKEEQLKKLETFRKQLQLKKDLLRKYREMCTFEIPK from the exons ATGGAAGCGATagagcaaaatggttcaattgcagCTCCAACTAACCTGACAGTCGACGACGTTGATGTTGATTTCTTACCACTTATATACGATATTATTAGAAG TGTGGAACGTGATCCTCATGACTCGACACAGAAAACAAGAGAATCTCAAGATATAAGCCAAAAAATTTTGGAACTACATAAGAAGTTTGATGAAGCAAGAGCTCAG ATTGGGCGCCTGCCAGGAGTAGAGTATAGCAAAGAGGAGCAATTGAAAAAATTAGAAACCTTCCGTAAGCAGCTGCAATTAAAAAAAGACTTGTTGAGGAAGTACCGTGAGATGTGTACTTTCGAAATTCCTAAATAA
- the LOC124549268 gene encoding protein YIPF3-like — translation MLGFSFFLFLLMRPRRMQGSQEPCSVIYLGRDNLEKNHDKSLKEWLKTHLIVPPMELISRILHSLFPTSRLPPPDLLGPGLAFFILAALLHTGHSAKVLQTASSAPSPILALLLYTALIPAAAYVSVCIAGSTLSLMETISLMGYASYGHILAMGIPVLFHQEESEIFFFWCLTVFGGLSSLRIILVLLVSVRIPAARLVVCSLVATLHLLSLVFLHFVYMHTTFVYGGN, via the coding sequence ATGCTTggattttcattttttctcttcttgttgatGCGACCTAGAAGAATGCAGGGCTCACAGGAGCCCTGTTCTGTGATTTATTTGGGCCGAGACAATCTTGAGAAAAACCATGATAAATCACTGAAAGAATGGCTGAAAACACATTTGATTGTGCCTCCAATGGAACTAATTTCCCGTATATTACACTCACTGTTTCCAACTTCACGCCTGCCCCCTCCAGATCTTTTGGGGCCTGGTTTAGCATTTTTTATCTTAGCGGCTCTCCTTCACACAGGGCATTCAGCTAAAGTATtacagacagcatcatctgcaccatCTCCAATTCTTGCTCTTCTGCTATACACAGCCCTGATTCCAGCAGCAGCATATGTTTCTGTCTGCATAGCAGGATCAACATTGTCACTGATGGAAACAATTTCACTTATGGGTTACGCTTCCTACGGCCACATACTTGCAATGGGTATCCCAGTTCTGTTTCACCAAGAAGAAAGTGAAATATTCTTCTTTTGGTGCCTTACCGTATTTGGAGGGCTCAGTTCTTTAAGAATTATACTTGTACTACTAGTTTCAGTACGTATTCCTGCAGCCCGGTTAGTAGTGTGTAGTCTCGTAGCAACTTTACATTTGCTTTCTCTTGTATTCCTGCATTTTGTTTACATGCATACGACATTTGTGTATGGTGGAAACTGA